Genomic DNA from Candidatus Kapaibacterium sp.:
TCAAAGAGTTTTTGTTGTACATTCCAATTGCTTCTGTATTGAGTTCAGAAGAAGGGGGAAAATATGCCATTTGGAAACGTACACCATAATCTACAAAGCCATTACGAAGTACATCTAAGCTACCTCTTAAATCCAATTCTTTATAAAGTCGCTGTATGACCCGATTATCTGTATCTGCACCATGAATTGCTACAATCTTTTCCCATCTTCTGGGCTGTGATTCTTGTAGAAATTTAATCACTTCGTATTTAAACATTCCTAATTCAATACTATAATCGGCGGCATTGCCTTCGGTGTAGCCCCCTTGCTCTATCAAGGTTTGCACTAAGGCAGTTTCAAATGTTTTTTCAGTGGTTATGCTCATGCTTCTTCACTTTTCCCTATATTTTCTTGTTCTACATCTTGATTAAGAAGAAATTGTCTGTATGCGACATCTTTTAAAATTAGTCTTAATTCGTGTTTTGATTTTTCAGATAAATTTTCTTTTAAAAAACCTGATTCATCAAAACAGAATTGAACAAAATCATAATTGTCCTGATAAGTATTTTCGTTGATATTGAATAATTTGTTTGGTAAATCGGATTCAAGAACTTCAAAAGTATCTGGGTTGAAATAGCGTACCATAGGTTTATTGATTTCGTTATACTCCCGTCCCTGAAAGCATGGTTTGCCTTTGCTCGACTCCCAATAAATACCAAAAAACTCTGTGCGGTTTGATTTGTATACCTTTGCAATTTGCAAGCTTCCATCGACTTCTCTAATAGATTTGTCAAGTGAAATTCCGCATAAAATACGAAGTGGTTCCATATCTAATTTTGAGCCGATTTTATCTTCGTCTTGAAGTAATTGATTGAATCGGTTCTTGGCTTCCTTTTTTATATCGCCAACCGAGCTTGCATTGCCCATGAAAGTGTAAAAGATGGTTTGATTGCTTGCATTGGTCAATTCATCAAAAATAAAACCTTCAACATCTTCTGAATAGTACAACTTCCATACTCTAAAAGCTCCGTTTGCACCCTTTTGCCAATCCCATCCACCAAAAAGGAATTCAGCCGAACCTCTTGCTAAATGGATTTGAGCTTTGTCAATCTCAGTAATGGTTTTTACCAATTTGGTAAAAAGCTCAGAAATAAATTCAAGAACTTCTTCAAGTGTTGCAGATGGTGATTGTAGGTATTTATCCAAGTGAATTGATGATACCAAATTCAAAACCAATGGATAAGCCCTCATAGTATCGCCTGCAAAACAAAGCAAACAATCCTTTCGTGAAAGTTCGAAGAGTTTGATGCCGTGTTTCCATTTTTCGCCACCAGTAAGACAACTATCGGTAGCAAATACCAGCTCTTCGGCATCGTTGACTTGGCGTATGTATGCTGTACAAAGTGTCATAGTTTATTCAATTACTTTTACTTTGCCGGTTACCACTTCGCTTATCAACGCCGTGCGGTATTCGGTTAATAACTCAATCAATTTTTCTGTTTTTGCATTTTTGTTGTCTATCCGGGCGCATTCTATTTCAATGTGCTTAACGATAAGTTGTTGTTCTTCGGGTGGTGGAACTGCAAAAAGTAAACTCTTAGTTTTACTTTGATTAAGAATTGGTAATGTTGTATAATCTGCTTCAAGATTAATCATTTCTTTATTTCCAACTAAGAAGTAGTAGCCGAACAATGGGTTATAGGTTTGATGAAAAATTATTATATTTATCTGTTGATTTGCAGATGCTTTATCTCTAAAAAAACTTACTTTTCCAAGTGTTGCTCCTATACTAACTAAATAAATTGAGCATTCAGGAAATAGCTCAACTTCGCCTATTTCAATAGCTTCTGAAATTAATTTACGTTTTGATTCGATTAGTTCAATATTTCCATCAAAGTCAGAAGGTGTAAACCAATTCAGTTCTCCATTTTCAAAATAATCAATTTGAGAATTTTGAATTTTTGGTGTTCTACCTGTTTGAACTCTTGCAATTGTTTTCAACCTTTTCACCTCCCAATGCTTCGGAATTTTCCCTAACCATTCGATGCCTGAATCTTTCATTGGCACATCAGGGTTGATACCTTTGGTAACGGCTTGGTTGATGACAGCTGTTTTTTCTTCTTCATAGAGCTCAAGCAGTCGTTTTTTGGCGGTTATTAGTTCATCTATTTCGGCGGTTTTGCGGTCGAGGTAATTGGCTATAGATTTTTGTTCTTTGAGTGGAGGTAATGCAGTAAATAAATCTATGACTTTATCAATTTTAAGATTAATTCTTGTAAAGCCATTTGCACCTGTGAGTAAATTGTGTCGTAGTACTCTACTGTGTAATTGATAATTTAAAAATCTAGGAATAACATTTTCATTTGTTATTCTGAATCCTTTGCAAAAGGTATTCAAGTATGTATCAGGCAAATCATCCAAAAGTACAGCAGATTTGCCAACATCTTCGTAGTTTTCAGAACTCATTAAAAAAAATAAGTCTCCAACTTCTACTTTATTTTGATTTTCATTCTCGGAAATAACTACAGTTTGTAAACTGTGAGGGTCGATTTTGAAATTATTAGCTATATTCGTAAACGGAATAAAATATTTGTTACGTTCTATTGAAGATTGGTCGAAATCAGATGCAGTTTTGCCTGATAAACCTCCGTATAAATATCCTAAGAATCGCATCCTCATCTCTTTCCAATGATTCGGAATTTCGCCAATCCATTCGATTCCGGAATCTTTATATGAATCGTATTTTTTCATGCTAATCCGTGCCATCTTTTGAATGATTCTATCTTTTCATTAATTTGTTGTTCGTTCTCATTATATAATGCGATATAAGAGTCGTATCTATCAAAAGGGAATCGATGGTAATAATTAAAATCTTTGAAATTGTTGAAGGATAATTCCATTTCCTTGTTTGATAGATTCGAATAAAGTGCTATTGCTTCTACATACTTAATCAAATCAATATCATCTTTCTCTGGGTTACATAAACCATAATAAGAAGTAATTTCTCTTATATGCCAATCAATACTATCGTATTCAAAATAGTAATTCTCCCATTCATTTTTAACATTAAAGGTATCCATTTTCAAACCATCATCTTTAATTACACTATACACCAAATCTAAATGTCTGCATATTACATTACGATGTTTTAATTTTTTATATAAATGAGCATACATAATCAAGGCACAAGAAAACAACTTTATTGAACCTAAAGCCTCGTTATTTGTGGAAAATTTACCATTATGAATTACATCATTTCTTACATCAATAACTGCAGATAAGTTTTCGATGTTACTTACGATTTTACTATTCTGTTGCATTTCGCCAATGACATAAACCCTTTTCCGCAAATTATCAAATGAATCTTTTCTGTCGATTTTAAGCAACAATTCAAGGGAAGTAATTGAACCTAAGAGTTGTGTAGCGGCAGAATTGGCATTGCTTGTGATGTAAAAGTTCCTGATAGCAAGTATTAAATTATCGTCCTTTTTTGATTTCACTAAATTGAAAATATTACTGAAGTAAGGTCTTTTGAAAATGTTGACCAATTCCTCAATGTCGTACAAATATGGTTCGGGTGGTGTTGAAATATTAAATTCGCCTTTTGTATGCTTCTGCCATACTGTAAACTTTTTGTTACCGCCAATTGCAATACCCGAGCCACCAGAGGCTGGATTGATTTGTTCCGAAAGAACAATTCCGTATTTATTATTTGACATAAATAGGAAAACGAAATATATGAATCCCATAATCTCGTAAACTCTCTTTTGGTCAATTTTAATTTTTGATGAATAATCCTCAGGTTTCATAATAGACGCAGCAACAATATATGCATCATGAACAGAACTTGAGCCTAAAATCTTATCAAAATCATTGTCTAACCAAAAACCATTGTTATCTACGTATTCTTTTAATTGTTTACTATTCACAATTGTTGCATCTTGAAAAATGAAGTTTTGCCAATTTACATTATCCTTAATCATCAATCCTTCAATTTTGCGTATATTCCAAATAGTATTTGGCTTGTTCAAAGTGTTCATACAATTATTTCCTTAATCTTCCCGAGAACTTTGCTTTCAAGCTCTAATATATCTTTTCGAATCTCATTAAGATTTCTCAACGGCTTGAACTCGTAAAAATACTTGGTGAAATTGATTTCATATCCAATTTTTGTCTTACTATTGTCAATCCAAGCATCCGGTAAGTGAGGTATAACCTCTTTCTGGAAGTATTCTTCGATTTTCTGAGGTACAAGTTTACCGTTTTTTGCTTTTTTCAAAAATGGGATGTTCTCGTAATCTCGCAAAGCGGAATCGGGCTTTGGCTCTCCCTTGATTTTGACAACTTTACCCTTTTCTTTAAGTGGTTGTTCAACTGTAATTCTCCAATAGCCAAAGAATTCATTTGGACAGATTTTAACGAATTCGTTTTCCTCGAAGTTCCCGTATAGCTGAGTTATAAATCCGATTCCCTTTTCATTCCCATTTTCAGCTATCTTTTTACGTTTACTACCTAAACTTTTATCCATTTTTTGCCAAAAACGGTTGAATCCGAGTTTCCCTATCTTCGTCAATTCTTCATCTTTTGCACCCGTAGCGTTTATTAACTGAACTTTACCAATTCGTTCTTTGCTTTTTTTGTTGGTTACAATCCAAATGTATGTGCTTATGCCGGTGTTGTAAAAAAGTTGGTCGGGCAGGGCAATTACAGCTTCTAACCAATCATTTTCGATAATCCACTTCCGGATATTGCTTTCACCACTTTCGGCTGCTCCTGAAAACAATGGAGAACCATTGAATACAATCCCGATTCGTGTGCCTCCTGATTTCATTTTTGAAATCATATGTTGCAAAAACAGGAAAGAACCGTCATTTATTCTTGGCAAACCTGCCCCAAATCGCCCTCT
This window encodes:
- a CDS encoding restriction endonuclease subunit S, with product MKKYDSYKDSGIEWIGEIPNHWKEMRMRFLGYLYGGLSGKTASDFDQSSIERNKYFIPFTNIANNFKIDPHSLQTVVISENENQNKVEVGDLFFLMSSENYEDVGKSAVLLDDLPDTYLNTFCKGFRITNENVIPRFLNYQLHSRVLRHNLLTGANGFTRINLKIDKVIDLFTALPPLKEQKSIANYLDRKTAEIDELITAKKRLLELYEEEKTAVINQAVTKGINPDVPMKDSGIEWLGKIPKHWEVKRLKTIARVQTGRTPKIQNSQIDYFENGELNWFTPSDFDGNIELIESKRKLISEAIEIGEVELFPECSIYLVSIGATLGKVSFFRDKASANQQINIIIFHQTYNPLFGYYFLVGNKEMINLEADYTTLPILNQSKTKSLLFAVPPPEEQQLIVKHIEIECARIDNKNAKTEKLIELLTEYRTALISEVVTGKVKVIE